A region of Gemmatimonadota bacterium DNA encodes the following proteins:
- a CDS encoding discoidin domain-containing protein: protein MRRALLLLALIAPFPMAAQVLDHRALLTRETWWDNKDWAWYESHIPFFDSPDKEINSTYYYRWELVTKHLTYGSPESGYTFSEFIDRPFWSGAFGAISCPLGHQLYEVRWLRDGVITRDFAKYWFETPGAEPRSYSNWYGDAIFATYMVNNDTSFLRRMLPHMETQYNGWVAERWDSTAKMFHWDGMHDGMETNINSRQTVDEFAGADGYRPTINAYLYADELAISKAAAILGQPAKARLFAAKAADLKQRVQQQLWDPKREFFFHQNRTDEKDGIKAGSLTYQTGKYAGNPHGREQIGYVPWQFNLPDNGYEAAWKFLMDTAYFAAPFGPLTVERHDPLFLISKTCCVWSGNAWPYATTQTLVAMANLLNNYKQNVVSKSDYYSLLRTYTLSQRKDGKPYIAEAANPDNGSFAGHDSPYHSEHYFHSGYTDLIITGLVGLRPRADDSLEVAPLAPESWAYFALDNISYHGHDVAIMWDKDGTRYKRGAGLTLLVDGKVVARSPRLARTVAKLPRLAFERASIGARNVAVNNGHRAYPLITTSYSAPGTSPHWLNDGQIWYHQAPPNRWTTAGSPNATDWVIVDFGEPRRVQELVLYFLDDSVGAKPPASYKIEAWQNGAWGPVAMPRIFVPPTGRQANRIRLINTTTAKLRVTFTPRKGASVGLAEIQALGVGPEFGIGQAPKEPPKTPSPNLAWGAAVTASFTSTFDKTGEVNDMAVAFTRASRNRWTAFGSPNAMDWVELDFQRAAKIGSVELYLWGDDRGVKAPKRVTIQYWDGTDWRDAMVHAQVPAEPAVSMVNTVTIMPVTTNKVRVRFTHNLPAVSGMTEIRILEAGQ from the coding sequence ATGCGACGCGCCCTGCTCCTGCTGGCACTGATCGCCCCGTTTCCGATGGCCGCCCAGGTCCTCGACCATCGCGCGCTGCTCACCCGCGAGACGTGGTGGGACAACAAGGACTGGGCCTGGTACGAATCGCACATCCCGTTCTTTGACTCGCCCGACAAGGAGATCAACAGCACCTACTACTACCGGTGGGAGCTGGTGACGAAGCACCTCACGTACGGCAGCCCCGAGAGCGGCTACACCTTCAGCGAGTTCATCGACCGGCCCTTCTGGTCGGGGGCGTTCGGCGCCATCTCCTGCCCGCTGGGGCACCAGCTCTATGAGGTGCGCTGGCTGCGCGACGGCGTGATCACCCGGGACTTTGCGAAGTACTGGTTCGAGACGCCAGGGGCAGAACCGCGGAGCTACAGCAACTGGTACGGCGACGCGATCTTCGCGACGTACATGGTCAACAACGACACGTCGTTCCTCAGGCGCATGCTGCCGCACATGGAGACGCAGTACAACGGCTGGGTCGCCGAGCGCTGGGACAGCACCGCGAAGATGTTCCACTGGGACGGCATGCACGACGGGATGGAGACCAACATCAACTCGCGGCAGACCGTGGATGAGTTTGCCGGCGCCGATGGCTACCGCCCCACCATCAACGCCTACCTCTACGCCGACGAGCTCGCGATCTCCAAGGCCGCCGCCATCCTGGGGCAGCCGGCCAAGGCGCGCCTCTTCGCGGCGAAGGCCGCCGACCTCAAGCAGCGCGTGCAGCAGCAGCTCTGGGACCCGAAGCGCGAGTTCTTCTTCCACCAGAACCGAACCGATGAGAAGGACGGCATCAAGGCGGGGTCGCTCACCTACCAGACCGGGAAGTACGCGGGGAACCCGCACGGTCGCGAGCAGATCGGCTACGTGCCGTGGCAATTCAACTTGCCCGACAACGGCTACGAGGCGGCGTGGAAGTTCCTGATGGACACGGCGTACTTCGCCGCGCCGTTCGGGCCGCTGACGGTCGAGCGCCACGACCCGCTCTTCCTGATCTCGAAGACGTGCTGCGTCTGGAGCGGCAACGCCTGGCCGTACGCCACCACGCAGACGCTCGTGGCGATGGCGAATCTGCTCAACAACTACAAGCAGAATGTGGTGTCCAAGTCGGACTACTACTCGCTCCTCCGCACCTACACCCTCAGCCAGCGGAAGGACGGGAAGCCGTACATCGCCGAGGCGGCGAACCCTGACAACGGCTCGTTCGCGGGCCATGACTCGCCGTACCACTCGGAGCACTACTTCCATTCGGGCTACACCGACCTGATCATCACCGGCCTCGTCGGGCTCCGGCCGCGCGCCGACGACTCGCTCGAGGTGGCGCCGCTGGCCCCCGAGTCGTGGGCCTACTTTGCGCTCGACAACATCAGCTACCACGGCCACGATGTGGCGATCATGTGGGACAAGGACGGCACGCGCTACAAGCGGGGCGCCGGGCTGACGCTCCTGGTCGACGGCAAGGTCGTGGCGCGCAGTCCGCGGTTGGCGCGGACCGTGGCGAAGTTGCCGAGGCTGGCGTTCGAGCGCGCCAGCATCGGCGCACGCAACGTCGCGGTCAACAACGGCCATCGCGCCTACCCGCTGATCACCACGTCGTACTCGGCGCCGGGCACGTCGCCGCACTGGCTCAACGACGGGCAGATCTGGTATCACCAGGCGCCGCCGAACCGGTGGACCACGGCCGGGTCGCCGAACGCCACCGACTGGGTCATCGTCGACTTCGGCGAGCCGCGTCGCGTGCAGGAGCTGGTGCTCTACTTCCTCGACGACTCGGTGGGGGCCAAGCCGCCGGCGTCGTACAAGATCGAGGCGTGGCAGAACGGCGCGTGGGGGCCGGTGGCGATGCCACGCATCTTCGTCCCGCCCACGGGGCGACAGGCCAACCGCATCCGGCTGATCAACACCACCACCGCGAAGCTGCGCGTCACCTTCACGCCTCGGAAGGGAGCGTCTGTCGGGCTGGCGGAGATACAGGCGCTCGGAGTCGGACCGGAGTTTGGCATTGGCCAAGCGCCGAAGGAGCCGCCGAAGACGCCATCGCCGAACCTCGCCTGGGGCGCGGCGGTCACTGCGTCGTTCACGTCGACCTTCGACAAGACGGGCGAGGTGAATGACATGGCGGTCGCCTTCACGCGGGCATCGCGCAATCGGTGGACAGCGTTCGGAAGTCCCAACGCGATGGATTGGGTCGAGCTCGACTTCCAGCGCGCCGCAAAGATCGGCTCGGTCGAGTTGTATCTCTGGGGTGACGACCGCGGCGTGAAGGCGCCGAAGCGCGTCACCATCCAGTATTGGGACGGCACCGACTGGCGCGACGCGATGGTGCACGCGCAGGTGCCCGCCGAACCGGCGGTGTCGATGGTCAACACGGTGACGATCATGCCGGTCACCACGAACAAGGTCCGCGTCCGCTTCACCCACAATCTTCCCGCTGTGAGCGGGATGACCGAGATCCGCATCCTGGAGGCAGGGCAATGA
- a CDS encoding galactose mutarotase → MTSAPFRRAALSACLLVAAACAKPDAPKDETPVIKPSVIGRAPLDTAPGGKPVEVFSITNGNGMQVRAMTYGAIIQSIKVPDAKGVMGDMVLGFDSVAGYVKESPYFGAIVGRYGNRIAKGRFTLDGKQYTLAVNNGVNALHGGIRGFDKVVWDAKLVQTDSTTGVTFSYVSPDGEEGYPGAVTVKVTYQVMNARNELLIDYEAYSDKPTPINVTNHSYFNLAGAGGDILGHVLTLDADSMTPVDTTLIPTGKLADVTGTPFDFRTPTAIGARIGADDQQIRFGGGYDHNFVVKRSAPGLVHVAHVSEPTTGRTLDISSTEPGVQFYTGNFLDGTIKGKGGTVYPYRGAFCLETQHFPDSPNQPNFPSTILRPGTTYMSRIDD, encoded by the coding sequence ATGACCAGCGCCCCATTCCGCCGCGCCGCCCTGTCCGCATGCCTGTTGGTGGCCGCGGCCTGCGCCAAGCCCGACGCTCCCAAAGACGAGACGCCCGTGATCAAGCCATCGGTGATCGGCCGAGCCCCGCTCGATACCGCGCCCGGCGGGAAGCCGGTCGAGGTCTTCTCCATCACGAACGGCAACGGGATGCAAGTCCGCGCCATGACCTACGGCGCGATCATCCAGTCGATCAAGGTCCCCGACGCCAAGGGCGTCATGGGTGACATGGTCCTCGGCTTCGATTCCGTCGCCGGCTACGTGAAGGAGTCGCCCTACTTCGGCGCGATCGTCGGCCGGTACGGCAATCGGATCGCGAAGGGACGCTTCACGCTCGATGGCAAGCAGTACACCCTCGCCGTCAACAACGGCGTGAATGCGCTGCATGGCGGAATCCGGGGATTCGACAAGGTGGTGTGGGACGCCAAGCTGGTGCAGACCGACAGCACCACCGGCGTGACCTTCTCGTACGTCTCACCCGACGGCGAGGAAGGCTATCCCGGCGCTGTCACGGTGAAGGTGACCTACCAGGTGATGAATGCGCGGAATGAACTGCTGATCGACTACGAGGCGTACAGCGACAAGCCGACGCCGATCAACGTGACCAACCATTCGTACTTCAACCTCGCCGGCGCCGGTGGCGACATCCTCGGCCACGTCCTCACGCTCGACGCCGACAGCATGACGCCGGTCGACACGACGCTGATTCCCACCGGCAAACTCGCCGATGTCACCGGCACGCCGTTCGACTTCCGCACGCCGACCGCGATCGGCGCACGCATCGGCGCCGACGACCAGCAGATCCGCTTCGGCGGCGGCTATGACCACAACTTCGTCGTGAAGCGCTCGGCCCCGGGGCTCGTGCACGTGGCGCACGTGAGCGAACCCACCACCGGCCGCACGCTGGACATCTCGTCCACCGAACCGGGGGTGCAGTTCTACACCGGCAACTTCCTCGACGGCACGATCAAGGGCAAAGGCGGCACCGTCTATCCGTACCGCGGCGCCTTCTGCCTCGAGACGCAGCATTTCCCGGATTCGCCCAATCAGCCGAACTTTCCGAGCACGATATTGAGGCCGGGGACGACGTATATGAGCAGGATCGATGATTGA
- a CDS encoding glycoside hydrolase family 2, which yields MSRRFLLVLALFAPPLAAQNPQNAPTLRTRWADSVSQVMPLPEYPRPQMARPNWVNLNGPWAYAIAPKDAPRPSTWTGSILVPYPIESQLSGVQRAVTPAEKLWYRRNFTRPASVGANGRLLLHFGAVDWQATVWVNGKQVGSHEGGYDPFSFDITDALTASGTQEVVVAVWDPTDSGSQPRGKQVLKPESIWYTAVTGIWQTVWLEPVPATRIASIVITPDLDARAVRVRSTLSGQAAGLTTRVTVSAADRVVAMSMAPPTDSDWSLVIDRPRLWSPADPFLYGVQVELLRGDSVIDRVTSQVGIRKIALGKDAKGVTRLFFNNKPLFQYGPLDQGWWPDGLYTPPTDHAMLYDLVTTKALGFNMIRKHVKVEPARWYYMADSLGILVWQDMPSGDNKTPESRAAFAKELQAKLDALRSFTSIVMWVPFNEGWGQHDTEKTVAWVKAYDPSRLVNNASGWTDMKVGDVSDVHSYPGPGMPALEPNRAAVLGEFGGLGLPLAGHTWLAKDNWGYKSYTDGRALSTAYAELMHQLKFLIDDGLSAAVYTQTSDVEIEVNGLMTYDRSIIKLMPDAIASSKQLYGPPSRVRRVVPTSQTAGQPWRYTTTAPAADWFATRFNDAAWQAGIGGFGKTGTPGAVIRTPWTTNDIWLRRSFTLKSGKLVAPHWYVHHDEDADVYLNGKLVATFSGYSSGYMRIPLDATARAALKAGRNVLAVHVRQTRGGQYIDLGLDEVITP from the coding sequence ATGAGTCGCAGGTTCCTGTTGGTGTTGGCACTGTTCGCCCCGCCGCTCGCGGCGCAGAACCCACAGAACGCGCCGACGCTGCGCACCCGCTGGGCCGATTCGGTCTCGCAGGTCATGCCGCTGCCGGAATACCCACGGCCGCAGATGGCGCGTCCGAATTGGGTGAACCTCAACGGGCCCTGGGCCTACGCGATTGCGCCGAAGGACGCCCCGCGTCCGAGCACGTGGACGGGCTCGATCCTGGTGCCGTATCCGATCGAGTCGCAGTTGAGCGGCGTCCAGCGCGCGGTGACCCCCGCAGAGAAGCTCTGGTATCGCCGCAACTTCACGCGACCCGCATCGGTGGGAGCCAACGGCCGCCTGCTGCTCCACTTCGGTGCGGTCGACTGGCAGGCCACCGTCTGGGTCAACGGGAAGCAGGTCGGCAGCCATGAGGGCGGCTACGATCCGTTCTCGTTCGACATCACCGACGCACTCACCGCCTCCGGCACGCAGGAAGTGGTCGTTGCCGTCTGGGACCCCACCGACAGCGGCTCGCAGCCGCGCGGCAAGCAGGTGCTCAAGCCCGAGAGCATCTGGTACACCGCGGTCACCGGGATCTGGCAGACGGTGTGGCTGGAGCCGGTGCCGGCAACCCGCATCGCCAGCATCGTGATCACCCCCGACCTCGATGCTCGGGCGGTCCGCGTGCGCTCCACACTGAGCGGGCAGGCGGCCGGGTTGACGACGCGGGTGACCGTGTCCGCTGCGGACCGTGTCGTCGCCATGTCGATGGCACCGCCAACCGACAGCGACTGGTCGCTGGTGATTGACCGTCCCCGCCTCTGGTCGCCCGCCGATCCTTTCCTCTACGGCGTGCAGGTAGAGCTGTTGCGGGGCGACAGCGTGATCGACCGGGTGACCTCGCAGGTCGGCATCCGCAAGATCGCGCTGGGCAAGGACGCCAAGGGCGTCACTCGGCTCTTCTTCAACAACAAGCCGCTCTTCCAGTACGGTCCGCTCGACCAGGGGTGGTGGCCCGATGGCCTCTACACCCCGCCGACCGACCACGCGATGCTCTACGACCTGGTGACCACCAAGGCGCTCGGCTTCAACATGATCCGCAAGCATGTGAAGGTCGAACCGGCGCGCTGGTATTACATGGCCGACTCGCTCGGCATCCTGGTGTGGCAGGACATGCCGAGCGGCGACAACAAGACCCCGGAATCGCGGGCGGCGTTCGCGAAGGAGTTGCAGGCCAAACTCGACGCGCTGCGCTCGTTCACGTCGATCGTGATGTGGGTGCCGTTCAACGAGGGCTGGGGACAGCACGACACCGAGAAGACCGTCGCGTGGGTCAAGGCGTACGATCCATCGCGCCTGGTGAACAACGCCTCGGGGTGGACCGACATGAAGGTCGGCGACGTCTCCGACGTGCACAGCTATCCGGGCCCCGGCATGCCGGCGCTCGAGCCGAATCGCGCCGCGGTCCTCGGTGAGTTCGGCGGTCTCGGCCTTCCGCTCGCCGGCCACACCTGGCTCGCCAAGGACAACTGGGGCTACAAGAGCTACACCGACGGACGGGCGTTGAGCACCGCGTACGCCGAGCTGATGCACCAGCTCAAGTTCCTGATCGACGACGGCCTCTCGGCGGCGGTGTACACGCAGACGAGCGACGTCGAGATCGAGGTCAACGGGCTGATGACCTACGACCGGAGCATCATCAAGCTGATGCCCGATGCGATCGCGTCGTCGAAGCAACTCTACGGTCCGCCGTCACGCGTGCGCCGCGTGGTCCCGACCTCGCAGACCGCCGGTCAGCCGTGGCGCTATACCACGACCGCACCGGCGGCCGACTGGTTCGCGACCCGCTTCAACGACGCGGCGTGGCAGGCAGGAATTGGCGGCTTCGGGAAGACCGGAACACCGGGCGCCGTGATCCGCACCCCGTGGACCACCAATGACATCTGGCTTCGGCGCAGCTTCACGCTCAAGAGTGGCAAGCTTGTGGCACCGCACTGGTATGTCCATCATGACGAGGACGCCGACGTCTACCTGAACGGCAAGTTGGTGGCGACCTTCAGCGGCTATTCCTCGGGGTATATGCGCATTCCCCTCGACGCCACCGCGCGCGCGGCGCTGAAGGCCGGCCGCAATGTCCTCGCCGTCCACGTCCGCCAGACCAGGGGCGGGCAGTACATCGACCTGGGCCTCGACGAGGTGATCACGCCATGA
- a CDS encoding SH3 domain-containing protein — protein MPNRDDRGQLLKFWGCRGCHTLNTPTDIACQHCAAPREAANSPRRVMLGIAAVAAVALFTVVGVKNWPAAQAAAKLAATAQVPTATPTAPITPPITTPITTPVVTTPAPPPPPPSGTMIAAMQTETQRAVADAPPTTIAVNEVVRTSAPLIDVPPSTALVSVKWVNVRTAPMPGAAILGVIKPQTTVVVLASQSGWVRVKSDSLTGWVYGQGVAERQ, from the coding sequence ATGCCCAACCGCGATGATCGTGGGCAACTCCTCAAGTTCTGGGGCTGCCGGGGCTGTCACACGCTGAATACACCGACCGACATCGCCTGTCAGCACTGCGCAGCACCGCGTGAGGCCGCCAACTCGCCACGCCGTGTCATGCTCGGAATCGCCGCCGTCGCTGCGGTGGCCCTCTTCACCGTCGTCGGCGTGAAGAACTGGCCCGCCGCCCAGGCCGCCGCGAAGCTCGCCGCCACCGCGCAGGTACCGACCGCCACACCAACGGCGCCGATCACTCCGCCGATCACCACACCGATCACCACGCCGGTCGTCACCACCCCCGCGCCGCCGCCACCACCGCCGTCCGGCACCATGATCGCCGCGATGCAGACGGAGACGCAGCGGGCCGTCGCCGACGCGCCGCCCACGACCATCGCCGTGAACGAAGTCGTGCGCACGTCAGCGCCGCTGATCGACGTGCCGCCGTCGACCGCCCTCGTCTCGGTGAAGTGGGTCAACGTCCGCACCGCCCCGATGCCCGGCGCCGCCATCCTCGGCGTCATCAAGCCGCAGACCACCGTCGTCGTCCTCGCCTCACAGAGTGGCTGGGTCCGCGTGAAGTCGGACTCGCTGACGGGGTGGGTGTATGGGCAGGGAGTGGCGGAGAGACAGTAG